Proteins co-encoded in one Cupriavidus taiwanensis genomic window:
- a CDS encoding carboxymuconolactone decarboxylase family protein, which translates to MPDPHASMTFDSFTRAAPAVYAALRALGNAVDDSGLAKPLTELVKVRVSQLNGCAFCLQFHLDLARRHGVETRKLDLVAVWREAGVHCAREQAALGWAEALTVLGASAGAEHARQQALAHVREHFSESEIPYLAASIAAIQAWNRIAAGLQFPPPPAQAAGGAA; encoded by the coding sequence ATGCCAGATCCGCATGCCAGCATGACGTTCGATTCATTCACCCGCGCCGCCCCCGCCGTGTACGCGGCCCTGCGCGCGCTGGGCAACGCCGTGGATGACTCCGGCCTCGCCAAGCCATTGACCGAACTGGTCAAGGTGCGCGTGTCGCAGCTCAACGGCTGCGCCTTCTGCCTGCAGTTCCACCTGGACCTGGCGCGCCGGCACGGCGTGGAGACGCGCAAGCTGGATCTGGTCGCGGTCTGGCGCGAGGCCGGCGTCCATTGCGCGCGCGAGCAGGCGGCGCTGGGCTGGGCCGAGGCGCTGACCGTGCTGGGTGCGAGCGCCGGCGCCGAACACGCCCGCCAGCAGGCGCTGGCGCACGTGCGCGAGCATTTCAGCGAGAGCGAGATCCCCTACCTGGCCGCTTCGATCGCCGCGATCCAGGCATGGAACCGGATTGCCGCCGGCCTGCAGTTCCCCCCGCCGCCCGCGCAAGCGGCAGGAGGCGCAGCATGA
- a CDS encoding BON domain-containing protein has translation MKDYPPSEIRETWRNRGYGEPGDTRQAHHWRSGNPGGAGFGYGQARYGAEAGEGPEDQYRPGIPARAASRRLPKNYQRTDTRIRDDLCERLAHADDDVSDVTVDVGSGIVTLTGTVADRGVKYRIEELAEDVLGVNEVRNNLQVARRAGGAEEGQQEAGAGGRGVPGQRRLGQSAGRREPVGEVGADVLYIVQSRDGRFLGAESGEAVLVAGIAQAGLFDDPDEARAAAQEHCSRGYRILATRR, from the coding sequence ATGAAAGACTATCCACCGTCGGAAATCAGGGAAACGTGGCGCAATCGCGGCTATGGCGAGCCCGGCGATACCCGCCAGGCACACCACTGGCGCAGCGGCAATCCCGGCGGCGCCGGCTTTGGCTACGGGCAGGCGCGCTATGGCGCGGAAGCCGGCGAAGGCCCGGAAGATCAGTACCGTCCCGGCATCCCGGCGCGGGCCGCCTCGCGCCGGCTGCCCAAGAACTACCAGCGCACCGACACGCGCATCCGCGACGACCTGTGCGAACGGCTGGCGCACGCCGACGACGACGTCTCGGACGTGACCGTCGATGTCGGCTCGGGCATTGTCACGCTGACCGGCACCGTGGCCGACCGCGGCGTCAAGTACCGCATTGAAGAGCTGGCCGAAGACGTGCTGGGCGTCAATGAGGTCCGCAACAACCTGCAGGTGGCGCGCCGCGCGGGTGGCGCGGAGGAAGGGCAGCAAGAGGCAGGCGCCGGCGGGCGCGGCGTACCCGGACAGCGGCGGCTGGGCCAGTCGGCCGGACGGCGCGAGCCGGTGGGAGAGGTCGGCGCGGACGTGCTGTATATCGTCCAGTCGCGCGACGGGCGCTTTCTCGGCGCGGAGTCCGGCGAGGCCGTGCTGGTGGCGGGGATTGCCCAGGCCGGCTTGTTCGACGATCCGGACGAAGCCCGCGCCGCGGCGCAGGAGCATTGCAGCCGCGGCTACCGCATCCTCGCGACGCGGCGCTGA
- a CDS encoding GntR family transcriptional regulator has translation MQPSDGTGGTGTPAAPLLPKVVRQRLHDTVVDHLRNFIVEGVLAPGMKLNERELCETLGISRTPLREALKVLAAEGLIEISPNRGASVSRMSEAEAWEAFELMSGLEAFAGELACERITAPELAEIKALHYAMLACHARNDLPGYYSRNQEIHDRIAAAARNQTLLQTYLTLNRRLKAMRFRSNHQTDKWDRAVHDHEAMIRALEARDGKRLASILRQHLLEKRAAVMQIQPDPAGAPAVPNA, from the coding sequence ATGCAACCTTCGGACGGCACCGGCGGCACCGGCACTCCTGCCGCCCCGCTCCTGCCCAAGGTGGTGCGCCAGCGGCTGCACGACACCGTGGTCGACCACCTGCGCAACTTCATCGTCGAAGGGGTGCTGGCGCCCGGCATGAAGCTGAACGAGCGCGAACTGTGCGAAACGCTGGGGATCTCGCGCACGCCGCTGCGCGAGGCGCTCAAGGTGCTGGCCGCCGAAGGTCTGATCGAGATCTCTCCCAACCGCGGCGCCAGCGTCTCGCGCATGAGCGAGGCCGAGGCGTGGGAAGCATTCGAGCTGATGAGCGGCCTCGAGGCCTTTGCCGGCGAGCTGGCGTGCGAACGCATCACGGCGCCGGAGCTGGCCGAGATCAAGGCGCTGCATTACGCCATGCTGGCCTGCCATGCCCGCAACGACCTGCCCGGCTACTACAGCCGCAACCAGGAAATCCACGACCGCATCGCCGCGGCGGCGCGCAACCAGACCCTGCTGCAGACCTACCTGACGCTGAACCGGCGGCTCAAGGCGATGCGCTTTCGCTCGAACCACCAGACCGACAAATGGGACCGCGCAGTGCACGACCACGAGGCCATGATCCGCGCGCTGGAAGCCCGCGACGGCAAGCGCCTGGCGTCGATCCTGCGCCAGCACCTGCTGGAGAAGCGCGCCGCGGTGATGCAGATCCAGCCCGATCCGGCCGGCGCGCCTGCCGTGCCCAACGCCTGA
- a CDS encoding GNAT family N-acetyltransferase, which produces MTPATAPDTELRHAEHDTEVAACFALMRQLRPHLASADELVARWRRQAATGYRLLVLWDRGRPVALAGWRLQENLVRGVHAYVDDLVTDADARSSGYGQQVMDRLKHEARQAGCRTLVLDTPLANVLGHRFYYRNGLLASALHFHFPLAGNQR; this is translated from the coding sequence ATGACTCCCGCCACCGCTCCCGACACGGAGCTCAGGCATGCCGAACATGACACGGAGGTGGCCGCCTGCTTTGCGCTGATGCGGCAACTGCGCCCGCATCTGGCGTCGGCCGACGAACTGGTCGCGCGCTGGCGCCGTCAGGCGGCGACGGGCTATCGCCTGCTGGTGCTGTGGGACCGCGGCAGGCCGGTGGCGCTGGCCGGCTGGCGCCTGCAGGAAAACCTGGTGCGCGGCGTGCATGCCTACGTCGACGACCTCGTCACCGACGCGGACGCACGCAGCAGCGGCTATGGGCAGCAGGTGATGGACCGGCTCAAACACGAGGCGCGCCAGGCAGGCTGCCGCACGCTGGTCCTCGATACCCCGCTCGCCAACGTGCTCGGCCACCGCTTCTACTACCGCAACGGCCTGCTGGCCAGCGCGCTCCACTTCCATTTCCCACTCGCGGGCAACCAACGATGA
- a CDS encoding MarR family winged helix-turn-helix transcriptional regulator, with amino-acid sequence MRKTSTKRGATATAIATATATATAVPAPGEGKRGESGHLGYLLRQASAANRLRMERALADLNVTPPQFVVLTMLGAYPGLSGADLARLALLTPQTVSVIVGNLEKAGHIERAPHPVHGRIQTIALTAQGKVLLGQCRERVMANEARLAAGLTAQEEQVIRRWLVALAVEDAAAGEPAW; translated from the coding sequence ATGCGCAAGACAAGCACCAAACGCGGCGCCACCGCCACCGCCATCGCCACCGCCACCGCCACGGCCACTGCCGTGCCGGCGCCCGGCGAAGGCAAGCGCGGCGAGAGCGGGCACCTTGGCTATCTGCTGCGCCAGGCCAGCGCGGCCAACCGGCTGCGCATGGAGCGGGCGCTGGCCGACCTGAACGTGACGCCGCCGCAGTTCGTGGTGCTGACCATGCTGGGTGCGTACCCGGGGCTGTCGGGCGCCGACCTGGCGCGGCTGGCGCTGCTGACGCCGCAGACCGTCAGCGTGATCGTCGGCAACCTGGAGAAGGCGGGCCATATCGAGCGCGCGCCGCATCCGGTGCACGGCCGCATCCAGACCATTGCGCTGACGGCGCAGGGCAAGGTATTGCTGGGCCAGTGCCGCGAACGTGTCATGGCCAACGAGGCCCGCCTCGCGGCGGGCCTGACGGCGCAGGAAGAGCAGGTGATTCGCCGCTGGCTGGTGGCGCTGGCGGTGGAAGACGCCGCCGCGGGGGAGCCCGCGTGGTAG
- a CDS encoding alpha/beta hydrolase, whose product MAVASGTEKTRLDGDAGPIEMLVDRPKGDPLGIAVVGHPHPLLGGSATHKVPHQLAKALVARGYLTVRPNFRGVEGSGGAHDQGRGEAQDMLAVVAHLRAMHPGLPLALAGFSFGAFVMTHVAAALAAQSVPIRHLVLTGTPYGVVKGHRSYDTPAVPADCPDCLIVHGERDERAQLAALFEWARPQALPVVVVPGADHFFTGRLPLLVRIVGGYLDRPAHGATV is encoded by the coding sequence ATGGCGGTTGCGTCAGGCACCGAAAAGACCAGGCTCGACGGCGACGCCGGGCCGATTGAAATGCTGGTCGACCGACCCAAGGGCGATCCGCTCGGCATTGCCGTGGTGGGCCACCCGCATCCGTTGCTGGGCGGCTCGGCCACGCACAAGGTGCCGCACCAGCTGGCCAAGGCGCTGGTGGCGCGCGGCTACCTGACCGTGCGGCCGAATTTCCGCGGCGTGGAGGGCTCGGGCGGCGCCCATGACCAGGGCCGCGGCGAGGCGCAGGACATGCTGGCAGTGGTCGCGCACCTGCGCGCCATGCATCCCGGCCTGCCGCTGGCACTGGCCGGGTTTTCCTTCGGCGCCTTCGTCATGACCCATGTGGCCGCGGCGCTGGCGGCCCAGTCCGTGCCGATCCGCCATCTGGTGCTGACCGGCACCCCCTACGGCGTGGTGAAAGGCCATCGCAGCTATGACACGCCAGCCGTGCCGGCCGACTGCCCCGATTGCCTGATAGTGCATGGCGAGCGCGACGAGCGCGCGCAACTGGCCGCGCTGTTCGAGTGGGCCCGGCCCCAGGCGCTGCCGGTAGTAGTGGTGCCGGGGGCGGATCACTTCTTTACCGGCAGGCTGCCGCTGCTGGTGCGTATCGTCGGGGGCTACCTGGACCGGCCCGCGCACGGTGCCACCGTGTAA
- a CDS encoding GMC family oxidoreductase, with protein sequence MSQTVDYIVVGAGSAGCVLANRLSEDGRHSVCLLEAGPPDRYPWIHIPIGYGKTMFHKQVNWGFYTDPDPNMLNRRIYWPRGRTLGGSSAINGLIYVRGQREDYDHWAALGNPGWGWDECLPYFRKLENNDLGAGPTRGTEGPLNATSIDRRHALVDAFIAAGQALGLPRQADFNGGDQEGVGYYQLTTRNGWRCSTAVAYLRPARGRDNLRVETDAHTTGILFEGKRAVGVRYTRHGQPHVLRARREVILCAGALQSPQLLQLSGVGPAPLLQDLGVPVVHALPGVGENLQDHLQIRLIYEVAKPITTNDQLRTLAGKARMGLEWLLLRRGPLAIGINQGAMFCRALPQESATPDTQFHFSTLSADMAGGTVHPFSGCTYSVCQLRPASRGTVRIRSTDPFEPPSMQPNYLSAELDRRCTIAAVRYARRVAQTEPMRGLMKREFRPGDEVRSDDEILHFCREYGATIFHPSGTAKMGPAADPLAVVDARLRVHGLGGLRVVDCSVMPTLVSGNTNVPVVMMAERAADLIREDARRGIHHADVVAPMAAAA encoded by the coding sequence ATGTCGCAAACCGTTGACTACATCGTGGTGGGCGCGGGCTCGGCCGGGTGCGTGCTGGCCAACCGGCTCAGCGAAGACGGCCGCCATTCGGTCTGCCTGCTCGAGGCGGGCCCGCCCGACCGCTACCCGTGGATCCATATCCCGATCGGCTATGGCAAGACCATGTTCCACAAGCAGGTGAACTGGGGCTTCTATACCGATCCCGATCCCAACATGCTGAACCGCCGCATCTACTGGCCGCGCGGGCGCACGCTGGGCGGCAGCAGCGCCATCAACGGCCTGATCTACGTGCGCGGGCAGCGCGAGGACTACGACCATTGGGCCGCGCTGGGCAATCCGGGCTGGGGCTGGGACGAGTGCCTGCCCTACTTCCGCAAGCTCGAGAACAACGACCTCGGCGCCGGGCCGACGCGCGGCACCGAAGGCCCGCTCAATGCCACCTCGATCGACCGGCGCCATGCGCTGGTCGATGCCTTCATCGCCGCCGGCCAGGCGCTGGGCCTGCCGCGCCAGGCCGACTTCAACGGCGGCGACCAGGAGGGCGTGGGCTACTACCAGCTGACCACGCGCAACGGCTGGCGCTGCTCCACCGCGGTGGCCTACCTGCGCCCGGCGCGCGGGCGCGACAACCTGCGCGTTGAAACCGACGCGCACACCACCGGCATCCTGTTCGAGGGCAAGCGCGCCGTGGGCGTGCGCTACACCCGGCACGGCCAGCCCCATGTCCTGCGGGCGCGGCGCGAAGTGATCCTGTGCGCCGGCGCGCTGCAGTCGCCGCAGCTGCTGCAGTTGTCCGGCGTCGGTCCGGCGCCGCTGCTGCAGGACCTTGGTGTCCCGGTGGTGCATGCGCTGCCGGGCGTCGGCGAAAACCTGCAGGACCACCTGCAGATCCGGCTGATCTACGAGGTGGCCAAACCCATCACCACCAACGATCAGCTGCGCACGCTGGCCGGCAAGGCGCGCATGGGCCTGGAATGGCTGCTGCTGCGCAGAGGCCCGCTGGCCATCGGCATCAACCAGGGCGCGATGTTCTGCCGCGCCCTGCCGCAAGAAAGCGCCACGCCGGACACGCAGTTCCATTTCTCGACGCTGTCGGCCGACATGGCCGGCGGCACGGTGCATCCGTTCTCGGGCTGCACCTATTCCGTGTGCCAGTTGCGCCCGGCGTCGCGTGGCACCGTGCGCATCCGCTCGACCGATCCGTTCGAGCCGCCGTCGATGCAGCCCAACTACCTGTCGGCCGAGCTGGACCGGCGCTGCACCATCGCGGCGGTGCGCTACGCGCGGCGCGTGGCGCAGACCGAACCGATGCGCGGCCTGATGAAGCGCGAGTTCCGGCCCGGCGACGAGGTGCGCAGCGACGACGAGATCCTGCACTTCTGTCGCGAGTACGGCGCCACCATCTTCCATCCGTCGGGCACGGCAAAGATGGGACCCGCCGCCGATCCGCTGGCGGTGGTCGATGCGCGCCTGCGCGTGCATGGCCTCGGCGGGCTGCGCGTGGTGGACTGCTCGGTGATGCCGACGCTGGTCTCGGGCAACACCAACGTGCCGGTGGTGATGATGGCCGAGCGCGCCGCAGACCTGATCCGTGAAGACGCGCGGCGCGGGATCCACCACGCCGACGTCGTCGCGCCGATGGCCGCCGCGGCCTGA
- a CDS encoding DUF3772 domain-containing protein has product MSNVSRLALGLALAALCHLMPATLPAAIAAPASEAASVTEAQQPPALTHAEASAELKRLQTEQDRIKQQASDPDGTTKLDELDHDLHKLDADVDRLSAALAPQRNQLQAQLDVLGPSPSDGITREAPAVVRQRAELNARRLQLDAQLKQAAESKENIANLSGQIARLQRSQLKDQLALRSDSILNPQFWKPMVSPAAEDRARMAAFLDQVVPMVQLAWQPSQRAATIALLLLALGVWLLGKRLAERALAWFCLNKLPPTRLRRSALALATTIATVATTGLAVQIVYNAFTRNYELPPDLMTLYGGLVKLTLTSALIAGLGRALLCTRHPSWRLPALADPVARAMKPFPAVLAGLLLLAGTLEQLNRIADTSVQVTLLGRGLVSLVVVLTIGAALLRANRVRNELAAAGEQPEARATLAGMIHAGVTLIVIVSMVALLAGYISFARFLTYELVWFDIVLCSLYLLTQVTRDLFESLFSTQHASGQVIKQLFGVDDARLEQAATILSGIGASLLLLLAVVALLTGGFGTTPADLVNSLVTVLGGEKLRSLNIMPERILNALVALGVGIWLLRTVRRWLDAELLPKLCMEPGLRASLITLFSNVGYVLLVLLSLSLLGVRWDNLAWIVSALSVGIGFGLQEIVKNFVSGLILLTERPVKVGDMVSIAGVEGDIRRINVRATEIQLGDRSTVIVPNSQLISQNLRNVTMSNSTQGVASLQLTFPLDTDPEQLRDLLLDVYRENESILDVPAPSVMFSQLAPNGITLSVTGYVGSPRIAASTRSDLLFEILKRLRAAGISLSVPQSLRLENMPPFGPEPERALATG; this is encoded by the coding sequence ATGAGCAACGTTTCACGGCTCGCACTGGGCCTTGCGCTCGCAGCGCTATGCCATCTGATGCCAGCCACCTTGCCGGCCGCGATCGCGGCGCCGGCATCCGAGGCCGCCTCCGTCACCGAGGCACAGCAGCCCCCCGCCCTCACGCACGCCGAAGCCAGCGCCGAACTCAAGCGCCTGCAGACCGAGCAGGACCGCATCAAGCAGCAGGCCTCCGACCCCGACGGCACCACCAAGCTCGACGAGCTCGACCATGACCTGCACAAGCTCGATGCGGATGTCGACCGCCTGAGTGCCGCGCTGGCGCCGCAGCGCAACCAGCTGCAGGCGCAGCTCGACGTGCTGGGCCCGTCGCCGTCGGACGGCATCACCAGGGAGGCCCCGGCGGTGGTGCGGCAGCGCGCCGAGTTGAACGCGCGGCGCCTGCAGCTCGATGCGCAGCTCAAGCAGGCGGCCGAGAGCAAGGAGAACATCGCCAACCTGAGCGGCCAGATCGCCCGGCTGCAGCGCAGCCAGCTGAAAGACCAGCTGGCGCTGCGCTCCGACAGCATCCTGAACCCGCAGTTCTGGAAGCCGATGGTCAGCCCCGCCGCCGAGGACCGCGCTCGCATGGCCGCGTTCCTGGACCAGGTGGTGCCGATGGTGCAGCTGGCGTGGCAGCCGTCGCAGCGCGCCGCCACCATCGCCCTGCTGCTGCTCGCGCTGGGCGTGTGGCTGCTGGGCAAGCGCCTGGCCGAACGCGCGCTGGCCTGGTTCTGCCTGAACAAGCTGCCCCCGACCCGGCTGCGGCGCAGCGCGCTGGCGCTGGCCACCACCATCGCGACGGTGGCGACCACCGGGCTGGCGGTGCAGATCGTCTACAACGCCTTCACGCGCAACTATGAACTGCCGCCGGACCTGATGACGCTGTACGGCGGGCTGGTCAAGCTGACCCTGACCAGCGCCCTGATCGCGGGTCTCGGGCGCGCGCTGCTGTGCACGCGCCACCCGTCATGGCGGCTGCCCGCGCTGGCCGATCCCGTGGCGCGGGCGATGAAGCCGTTCCCCGCGGTGCTGGCCGGGCTGTTGCTCCTGGCCGGCACGCTGGAACAGCTCAACCGCATCGCCGATACCAGCGTGCAGGTCACGCTGCTGGGGCGCGGGCTGGTCTCGCTGGTGGTGGTGCTGACCATCGGGGCGGCGCTGCTGCGCGCCAACCGCGTGCGCAACGAACTGGCCGCCGCCGGCGAGCAGCCCGAGGCGCGCGCCACGCTGGCCGGCATGATCCACGCCGGCGTCACGCTGATCGTGATCGTGTCGATGGTGGCGCTGCTGGCGGGCTATATCAGCTTCGCGCGCTTCCTGACCTACGAGCTGGTCTGGTTCGACATCGTGCTGTGCAGCCTGTACCTGCTGACCCAGGTCACGCGCGACCTGTTCGAAAGCCTGTTCTCGACCCAGCACGCCAGCGGCCAGGTGATCAAGCAGCTGTTCGGCGTCGACGATGCGCGCCTGGAACAGGCCGCCACCATCCTGTCCGGCATCGGCGCCAGCCTGCTGCTGCTGCTGGCGGTGGTGGCGCTGCTGACCGGCGGCTTCGGCACCACGCCCGCCGACCTGGTCAACAGCCTGGTCACCGTGCTGGGCGGCGAAAAGCTGCGCAGCCTGAACATCATGCCCGAGCGCATCCTCAATGCGCTGGTGGCGCTGGGCGTGGGCATCTGGCTGCTGCGCACGGTGCGGCGCTGGCTCGATGCCGAGCTGCTGCCCAAGCTGTGCATGGAGCCGGGCCTGCGCGCGTCGCTGATCACGCTGTTCAGCAATGTCGGCTACGTGCTGCTGGTGCTGCTGTCGCTGTCGCTGCTGGGCGTGCGCTGGGACAACCTGGCGTGGATCGTCAGCGCGCTGTCGGTCGGCATCGGCTTCGGCCTGCAGGAGATCGTGAAGAACTTCGTCTCGGGCCTGATCCTGCTGACGGAGCGCCCGGTCAAGGTGGGCGACATGGTCAGCATTGCCGGCGTCGAGGGCGACATCCGCCGCATCAACGTGCGCGCCACCGAGATCCAGCTGGGCGACCGCTCCACCGTGATCGTGCCCAACTCGCAGCTGATCTCGCAGAACCTGCGCAACGTCACCATGAGCAACAGCACCCAGGGGGTGGCCTCGCTGCAGCTGACCTTCCCGCTGGACACCGACCCCGAGCAGCTGCGCGACCTGCTGCTCGACGTCTATCGCGAGAACGAAAGCATCCTCGACGTGCCGGCGCCATCGGTCATGTTCAGCCAGCTCGCGCCCAACGGCATCACGCTGTCGGTGACCGGCTATGTCGGCAGCCCGCGCATCGCCGCGAGCACGCGCAGCGACCTGCTGTTCGAGATCCTCAAGCGCCTGCGCGCCGCGGGCATCTCGCTGTCGGTGCCACAGTCGCTGCGGCTCGAGAACATGCCGCCGTTCGGACCGGAGCCGGAGCGCGCGCTGGCGACCGGCTGA
- a CDS encoding MFS transporter, with translation MTSPNEQAIRKVALASVIGATIEWYDFFLYGVVAGLVFNKLYFPGDDPLVATMLAYTTFAVGFVTRPLGGVIFGHFGDKVGRKSMLVMTLMIMGVSTFLIGLVPTYDSIGILAPVLLLLLRVLQGIGLGGEWGGAVLMAYEYAPPHRKGFYASLPQIGLAIGLCLASGVVALLSLTLSDAQFLDWGWRVAFLISAAMVFVGMYIRLNVKETPEFAVIKQRNAETRIPFVDMMRRYPGNIVKGMGARYIDGVFFNVFGVFSITYLTQTVNISRTQALLGVMAAAIAMCFFIPFFGHLSDRIGRTRVYFWGALVTALSAFPAFWLMLNSGGNTMLLWLAIVVPFGILYAAVYGPEAALFCELFDARVRYTGISFVYQFSGIFASGITPIIATALLKSGGGQPWQICAYVVFAGLVSALSAALIGRRAGGEAPRQGGVPLRGPAR, from the coding sequence ATGACTAGCCCCAACGAACAGGCGATCCGCAAGGTCGCGCTGGCGTCCGTGATCGGCGCCACCATCGAGTGGTATGACTTCTTCCTGTACGGCGTGGTCGCCGGCCTGGTCTTCAACAAGCTCTACTTCCCCGGCGACGACCCGCTGGTGGCCACCATGCTGGCCTACACCACCTTCGCGGTGGGCTTTGTCACGCGCCCGCTCGGCGGCGTGATCTTCGGCCACTTCGGCGACAAGGTCGGGCGCAAGAGCATGCTGGTGATGACGCTGATGATCATGGGGGTCTCGACCTTCCTGATCGGGCTGGTGCCGACCTATGACAGCATCGGCATCCTGGCACCGGTGCTGTTGCTGCTGCTGCGCGTGCTGCAGGGCATCGGCCTGGGCGGCGAATGGGGCGGCGCGGTGCTGATGGCGTACGAGTACGCGCCGCCGCACCGCAAGGGCTTCTACGCGTCGCTGCCGCAGATCGGGCTGGCGATCGGGCTGTGCCTGGCGTCGGGCGTGGTGGCCCTGCTGTCGCTGACTTTGTCGGATGCGCAGTTCCTGGACTGGGGCTGGCGGGTGGCGTTCCTGATCTCGGCGGCGATGGTGTTCGTCGGCATGTATATCCGCCTCAACGTCAAGGAAACGCCGGAATTCGCCGTGATCAAGCAGCGCAATGCCGAAACCCGGATTCCCTTTGTCGACATGATGCGGCGCTACCCCGGCAATATCGTCAAGGGCATGGGCGCGCGCTATATCGACGGCGTCTTCTTCAACGTCTTCGGCGTGTTCTCGATCACCTACCTGACCCAGACCGTCAATATCAGCCGCACGCAGGCGCTGCTGGGGGTGATGGCGGCGGCGATCGCGATGTGCTTCTTCATCCCGTTCTTCGGCCACCTGTCCGACCGCATCGGCCGCACGCGGGTGTATTTCTGGGGTGCGCTGGTGACGGCGCTGTCGGCCTTCCCCGCGTTCTGGCTGATGCTGAACAGCGGCGGCAACACCATGCTGCTATGGCTGGCCATCGTGGTGCCGTTCGGCATTCTCTACGCCGCGGTGTACGGGCCCGAGGCGGCGCTGTTCTGCGAGCTGTTCGATGCCAGGGTGCGCTACACCGGGATCTCGTTCGTCTACCAGTTTTCGGGCATCTTCGCCTCGGGCATCACACCGATCATCGCCACGGCGCTGCTCAAGTCGGGCGGCGGCCAACCCTGGCAGATCTGCGCCTACGTGGTATTCGCGGGACTGGTGTCGGCGCTGTCGGCGGCGCTGATCGGGCGCCGCGCGGGGGGCGAGGCGCCGCGCCAGGGCGGCGTGCCGCTGCGCGGCCCGGCGCGCTGA